One window of Bacteroidia bacterium genomic DNA carries:
- a CDS encoding ABC transporter ATP-binding protein, producing MIQLSGITRKYEVGSETVHALRGVNLEIYKNEYVALMGPSGSGKSTLMNMLGCLDTPTSGIYILNGTDVSAMSDNDLAEVRNKEIGFVFQTFNLLPRSTALENVALPLVYKGVKKADRMQRASEVLTQVNLANRMDHRPNELSGGQRQRVAIARALVNRPSIILADEPTGNLDSKTSVEIMGLFEEIHSQGNTIILVTHEEDIARHAHRIVRLRDGLIESDEQNPNPVTVRNPIPAQA from the coding sequence ATCATCCAACTCAGTGGAATAACCCGCAAATACGAAGTAGGTTCTGAAACCGTCCATGCCTTGCGTGGAGTAAATCTGGAAATATATAAAAACGAATACGTTGCCTTAATGGGTCCATCCGGATCGGGAAAATCCACCTTGATGAATATGCTGGGTTGCCTCGATACTCCTACTTCCGGAATTTATATCCTAAACGGAACAGATGTAAGCGCTATGTCTGACAACGACTTAGCAGAAGTGAGAAACAAAGAGATAGGATTCGTATTCCAAACCTTCAACCTCCTGCCACGATCAACTGCCTTAGAAAATGTGGCATTGCCCTTGGTTTATAAAGGTGTAAAAAAGGCTGATCGAATGCAACGGGCATCCGAAGTACTTACCCAAGTTAATTTAGCCAACCGAATGGATCACCGTCCAAATGAACTTTCAGGTGGACAGCGTCAAAGGGTAGCCATTGCCCGTGCATTGGTAAACCGTCCTTCCATCATTTTGGCCGATGAGCCAACCGGAAACCTAGACTCCAAAACATCGGTAGAAATTATGGGATTGTTCGAAGAAATTCATTCCCAAGGCAACACCATTATTCTGGTTACACACGAAGAAGACATTGCCAGGCATGCTCATCGCATTGTTCGACTCAGAGACGGACTCATTGAAAGCGACGAACAAAACCCCAATCCGGTAACTGTTCGCAACCCGATTCCTGCTCAGGCATGA
- a CDS encoding nucleotide sugar dehydrogenase, with translation MYQMLVNKETKLSVIGLGYVGLPIALEFARNIRVIGFDINEKRLEMMRNNQDPSEELESEAFEGCDITFTNSTDVLKEATFHIVAVPTPIDEHNLPDLKPLLSASRSVGKALKKGDYVVFESTVYPGCTEEDCIPVLEEVSGLKYPTDFKVGYSPERINPGDKEHTLPKIMKVVSGCDEESLENIADTYKIVVKAGVHKASSIKVAEAAKIIENTQRDVNIALMNELSMIFNKMKINTYEVLEAAGTKWNFLRFTPGLVGGHCIGVDPYYLTYKAREKGHHAQIINSGRSVNDGMGPYIARETVKKISSLHKDISRSRVLVMGATFKENVSDIRNSKVADVINELKSFSITVDVVDPYADSKDLEHEYGFGLVEKAGTGYDAIVVAVNHVDYLKLDESYFQSISAADGIIIDIKGVFKNKISKLTYWSL, from the coding sequence ATTTATCAAATGCTCGTAAACAAAGAAACTAAGTTGTCAGTAATTGGGCTTGGCTACGTTGGCCTTCCTATTGCGCTGGAATTTGCCAGAAACATTCGTGTTATCGGTTTCGACATCAATGAAAAAAGATTAGAAATGATGCGAAACAATCAGGATCCAAGTGAAGAATTGGAATCTGAAGCTTTTGAAGGTTGTGACATTACCTTTACCAATTCTACCGATGTTTTAAAAGAGGCTACTTTCCACATTGTGGCAGTTCCAACACCAATTGATGAACATAATTTACCTGATTTAAAACCACTTCTTTCAGCGAGCAGATCAGTAGGTAAAGCCCTAAAAAAAGGTGACTATGTTGTATTTGAATCAACCGTTTATCCGGGTTGCACCGAAGAAGATTGTATTCCTGTGCTGGAAGAAGTTTCAGGCCTAAAATACCCTACCGATTTCAAAGTAGGATACTCCCCTGAAAGAATTAATCCGGGTGATAAGGAACATACATTGCCTAAAATCATGAAAGTGGTTTCCGGTTGTGATGAGGAATCACTGGAAAACATTGCTGACACCTACAAAATCGTAGTTAAGGCAGGGGTTCATAAAGCATCTTCCATCAAAGTAGCAGAGGCAGCTAAAATCATTGAAAACACGCAACGTGATGTAAATATCGCCCTCATGAATGAACTTTCCATGATTTTCAATAAAATGAAAATTAACACCTACGAAGTATTGGAAGCCGCCGGAACCAAATGGAATTTCCTTCGATTCACTCCGGGTTTGGTTGGTGGACACTGCATCGGTGTTGACCCTTATTACCTCACTTACAAAGCAAGAGAAAAAGGACATCACGCTCAAATCATCAATTCAGGTCGTTCTGTTAATGATGGTATGGGTCCTTACATCGCTCGTGAGACCGTTAAAAAAATCTCTTCCCTTCACAAAGATATCAGCCGTAGTCGAGTTTTGGTGATGGGTGCAACCTTTAAAGAAAACGTTTCAGATATTCGTAATTCCAAAGTTGCCGATGTAATCAACGAATTAAAATCATTTAGCATTACCGTTGATGTAGTAGATCCTTATGCCGACAGCAAGGACCTGGAACATGAATATGGCTTTGGTTTGGTTGAAAAAGCCGGAACAGGTTACGATGCCATTGTTGTTGCCGTAAACCACGTTGATTACCTGAAATTAGATGAATCCTACTTCCAATCAATTTCAGCAGCAGACGGAATTATCATTGATATCAAGGGCGTATTTAAAAATAAAATTTCCAAATTGACTTATTGGTCACTTTAA
- a CDS encoding metal-dependent transcriptional regulator, producing MNTLSEENYLKAIFKANLVEQGSVSTNLLAEMLGHKAPTVTDMLKRMAQKKLIAYEKYKGVLLTESGRIEALKIVRKHRLWEVFLVEKLGMGWHEVHDIAEQLEHVQSDFLTDRLDQFLQYPQFDPHGDPIPDRSGQMPEFNPISLSEAGPGSLVTFAGISDHSPGFLAYIDKLGLSLGDELMVLSIESYDQSCLVQFKKQPNPVTLSFRVTNNILCKKK from the coding sequence GTGAACACCCTTTCTGAAGAGAATTATTTAAAGGCTATTTTCAAAGCAAACCTTGTTGAGCAGGGCAGTGTAAGCACCAATTTGCTTGCCGAAATGCTTGGACATAAAGCCCCAACTGTTACCGACATGTTAAAGCGTATGGCTCAAAAAAAGCTCATTGCTTATGAAAAGTACAAAGGGGTTTTACTAACTGAAAGTGGTCGGATTGAAGCTTTGAAAATTGTTCGTAAACACAGGCTTTGGGAGGTTTTCTTAGTGGAAAAGTTGGGAATGGGTTGGCATGAGGTGCACGATATAGCCGAGCAATTGGAGCATGTTCAATCTGACTTTCTTACCGATCGCCTCGATCAGTTTCTTCAATATCCTCAGTTTGATCCGCATGGAGATCCTATTCCGGATCGCAGCGGACAAATGCCTGAATTTAATCCCATTAGTTTGTCAGAAGCCGGGCCCGGAAGCCTGGTCACCTTTGCCGGTATTTCCGATCATTCACCCGGTTTTTTGGCTTATATCGATAAGTTGGGGCTTTCCTTAGGGGATGAGTTAATGGTTTTGTCAATCGAATCGTACGATCAAAGCTGTTTGGTACAATTTAAAAAGCAGCCTAATCCGGTTACACTCAGTTTTCGGGTAACTAACAATATTTTATGCAAGAAGAAATGA
- the galE gene encoding UDP-glucose 4-epimerase GalE, with amino-acid sequence MKILVTGGTGFIGSHTTVELLQKGYDVVIADNLSNSEEWIVDRIEEITGNRPYFEKIDCCNLSDLKKLFILHSDIKAVIHFAAYKAVGESVENPLSYYRNNLVSLINLLDCMQESKIPNLVFSSSCTVYGEPQYLPVDENHPMQKAESPYGNTKQIGEEIILDTSKGKKINGICLRYFNPIGAHPTAKIGELPQGVPNNLVPFITQTAIGKRKELKVFGNDYPTPDGSCIRDYIHVVDLAKAHVVAVERLIKGKNKSEFEIFNLGTGNGASVLEVVNAFEKVSGQKLNYSIAPRRPGDVIKVYADTTKANQELGWTTELSLEDALSSAWKWEKQLNQKSK; translated from the coding sequence ATGAAGATACTTGTTACAGGTGGTACCGGATTTATCGGCTCCCACACAACCGTAGAACTTTTACAAAAAGGATACGATGTGGTTATTGCCGACAACCTAAGCAATTCTGAAGAATGGATCGTTGACCGAATTGAAGAAATTACCGGCAATCGACCTTACTTTGAGAAAATTGATTGCTGCAACCTGTCTGATTTGAAAAAACTGTTTATCCTTCATTCCGACATTAAGGCAGTTATTCATTTTGCTGCATACAAAGCAGTGGGTGAAAGCGTTGAAAATCCGCTTTCATATTACCGAAACAACCTGGTTTCTTTAATTAATCTTTTGGATTGCATGCAGGAGAGTAAAATACCTAACCTGGTATTCTCTTCTTCATGCACCGTTTACGGAGAACCACAATATTTGCCGGTCGATGAAAACCATCCAATGCAAAAGGCAGAATCCCCTTACGGTAATACCAAACAAATTGGTGAAGAAATCATTCTAGACACCAGTAAAGGCAAAAAGATTAATGGCATTTGCTTAAGGTATTTTAATCCCATTGGCGCCCACCCAACCGCAAAAATTGGAGAATTGCCTCAAGGTGTTCCTAACAACTTAGTACCATTTATCACCCAAACAGCTATCGGAAAGAGAAAGGAATTAAAAGTATTTGGAAACGATTATCCTACCCCGGATGGAAGCTGTATTCGCGATTACATTCATGTGGTTGACTTAGCAAAAGCCCATGTGGTGGCAGTTGAACGTTTAATAAAAGGCAAGAACAAATCCGAATTTGAAATATTTAACCTGGGTACAGGAAACGGGGCCTCCGTTTTGGAAGTTGTCAATGCCTTTGAAAAAGTAAGCGGTCAAAAATTAAACTATTCCATTGCACCACGTCGCCCGGGAGATGTTATTAAAGTTTATGCCGATACAACCAAAGCTAATCAGGAACTTGGCTGGACTACCGAACTTTCGCTGGAAGATGCCCTTTCCTCTGCCTGGAAATGGGAGAAACAACTGAATCAGAAATCCAAATAG
- a CDS encoding NUDIX domain-containing protein → MLYPFSVRVYGIYLDSDKNILISKEKIAGNWYTKFPGGGLEFGEGTLQCLQREFKEEMNLEIEIGPHLYTTDFFCESEFRKGIQVISIYYLINSISNLPQVSEPGIQECELLPIHQINLSYLTFETDQKAFTHLQRILQK, encoded by the coding sequence ATGCTATATCCCTTTTCGGTTCGTGTTTATGGAATCTACCTCGATTCTGACAAAAACATCCTCATATCCAAAGAAAAAATAGCTGGGAATTGGTATACCAAATTTCCGGGAGGAGGGTTGGAATTTGGAGAAGGAACCCTTCAATGTTTGCAACGAGAATTCAAAGAAGAAATGAACCTGGAAATTGAAATTGGACCGCACTTATACACTACTGATTTCTTCTGTGAATCTGAATTCAGAAAAGGAATTCAAGTAATATCTATCTATTACCTTATTAATTCCATATCCAATTTGCCTCAAGTTTCCGAACCAGGAATTCAGGAATGCGAACTTCTTCCAATCCACCAAATTAACCTCTCCTATTTAACCTTTGAAACTGACCAAAAAGCCTTTACTCATCTCCAACGGATTCTTCAAAAATAA
- a CDS encoding HAMP domain-containing histidine kinase, which yields MNIYTQRLRWKQLIVVSAVLIGLGSLWYTSQLVDKLANEERKKVQLWAKATETLASATDPNMDLTFIFDVIKDNQTIPVILTTENDSIITTRNLDSTQIDDPVFLSKKLLEMKETGPPIEVKLISGKNLIYYSHSNLLKQLQIFPFVQLGVIGLFIFVSYLAFSSSRRAEQDQVWVGMSKETAHQLGTPLSSLMAWVEYMKLKELDPEMISELEKDVNRLNIITERFSKIGASPELTQHNVYEVVADSADYMRARSPKKINIEFTANTQKETQAPLNAPLFAWVVENLFRNAVDAMEGSGRITINLFQHGNHVIIDVEDTGKGIPRSKLKTVFQPGYTTKKRGWGLGLSLSKRIIEIYHGGKIFVKESTPNKGTTFRILLHC from the coding sequence ATGAACATCTACACCCAGCGCCTACGTTGGAAACAATTAATCGTTGTTTCAGCCGTGCTTATTGGCCTGGGATCCCTTTGGTATACCAGCCAGCTTGTGGATAAGCTGGCCAATGAGGAACGCAAAAAAGTACAACTTTGGGCCAAAGCCACCGAAACACTCGCATCGGCCACCGACCCCAACATGGATTTGACCTTCATTTTCGATGTAATCAAGGACAATCAAACCATTCCTGTTATTTTAACTACCGAAAACGATAGTATTATTACTACCAGAAATTTAGATTCGACCCAAATTGATGACCCGGTTTTCCTTAGCAAAAAGCTCCTTGAAATGAAAGAAACCGGACCTCCTATCGAGGTAAAGTTAATATCCGGGAAAAACTTAATTTATTACTCACATTCCAACCTGCTAAAACAATTACAAATTTTTCCCTTTGTACAATTGGGGGTAATTGGCTTATTCATTTTTGTTTCTTACCTGGCTTTTAGCTCGAGTAGACGAGCCGAACAAGATCAAGTTTGGGTGGGCATGAGTAAGGAAACAGCCCATCAACTGGGAACTCCGCTATCTAGTCTCATGGCCTGGGTAGAATACATGAAACTGAAGGAGCTAGACCCGGAAATGATTTCGGAACTGGAAAAAGATGTCAATAGGCTTAACATTATTACTGAACGCTTTTCTAAAATTGGGGCTTCTCCGGAATTAACCCAACACAATGTATATGAAGTGGTTGCCGACAGCGCCGATTATATGAGAGCCCGATCTCCTAAAAAGATCAATATTGAATTTACAGCAAACACTCAAAAAGAAACCCAGGCACCATTAAATGCCCCACTATTTGCCTGGGTTGTTGAAAACCTCTTCCGCAACGCCGTGGACGCTATGGAAGGCAGCGGACGCATTACGATCAACCTTTTTCAACACGGCAACCATGTCATTATTGATGTAGAAGATACCGGAAAAGGTATTCCCCGATCTAAACTTAAAACCGTTTTTCAACCCGGCTATACCACCAAAAAGCGGGGTTGGGGCTTGGGGCTTTCCCTTTCTAAACGTATCATTGAAATTTATCACGGAGGTAAAATCTTTGTTAAAGAGTCAACTCCAAACAAAGGAACCACCTTTCGTATCCTTCTCCATTGCTAA
- a CDS encoding gliding motility-associated C-terminal domain-containing protein produces MNNSTTVKSFIKAFSAATVLLFAGINSSIAQSNPVLTVKGGTFYMKDFSVVRVNGDMLNQVPVNDNDNLPAMRVCNGANLEIYGDFINNYECGQPPIYDNNGNMITGAMYNDGNIIVKYDWVNNDTFWAGNTTGQVFLNNDSLQRITGTHPTTFNILQIDSAEKVQTLNAIVTKQLNLNNGYLNTDLYKMSVTNTDPSNSVNWLSGFVVTNTNANNSIYGRLERAVSIGGQDYKFPMGGFTGPTVHKRMASLTPNSNDTTVFDVSFFFDQPINYGISDQIFDDSTICVVNKDYFFNITRESGIANADITLTYNPNEDPIYTGIVNWRTAPAPTEWKNPGGPFPTPLVTAPSGDQPGVTKVGNYDWNTVHKHYTLGWVRPAKPQIDGPTVLCGSFDTLYTVLNPTPNTDLVWSVTPGVGIFSGDSTANPVVIAWQDTSATNFSPTTGTIFVVETLGTCPSLPGTLTVTILSNPIPSFTVVTPYSSGVLNPALGDTAQIFTYDMLQFQNTSQNSNAWYWDFANGNNSQLESPFQQYDTIGSYNVMMVATSPDGCIDTTYGVVNVVQGTTIPNVFTPNNDGVNDVFWIRNSNVQSYDLQIYNRWGTLVYKSSAPQIKWDGNTISGQPAVAGTYFWVVSAKYYDGNEYNGPKNGYVELVRGE; encoded by the coding sequence ATGAATAATTCTACGACGGTAAAAAGTTTTATTAAAGCCTTCTCAGCCGCAACAGTTTTGTTGTTTGCAGGAATCAATAGTTCAATTGCCCAATCCAATCCGGTCCTGACAGTTAAGGGCGGAACCTTTTACATGAAAGATTTTTCTGTTGTAAGAGTTAACGGAGATATGTTGAATCAGGTGCCTGTGAATGATAATGATAACCTTCCGGCTATGCGGGTTTGTAATGGTGCTAATCTGGAGATTTACGGAGATTTTATCAATAATTACGAGTGCGGACAACCTCCGATCTACGATAACAACGGTAATATGATTACCGGAGCTATGTATAACGACGGAAATATCATTGTTAAGTATGACTGGGTTAATAATGATACCTTTTGGGCAGGAAACACCACCGGACAGGTTTTTTTAAATAACGACTCCTTGCAACGTATTACCGGAACTCATCCAACAACCTTTAATATTTTGCAAATTGATAGTGCGGAAAAAGTTCAAACCCTGAATGCCATTGTTACCAAACAGCTTAATTTAAATAATGGTTACCTAAACACAGATCTTTATAAAATGTCTGTTACCAATACCGACCCTTCTAATTCCGTAAACTGGCTTTCAGGTTTTGTAGTAACTAACACCAATGCTAACAACTCCATTTATGGTCGTTTAGAAAGAGCAGTTTCAATCGGAGGTCAGGATTATAAATTCCCAATGGGTGGATTTACTGGACCAACTGTTCATAAAAGAATGGCTTCACTAACTCCTAATTCTAACGATACTACTGTTTTTGACGTTTCTTTCTTTTTTGATCAACCTATTAACTATGGTATTAGTGATCAAATTTTTGATGATTCTACCATTTGCGTGGTTAATAAAGACTACTTCTTTAACATTACCAGGGAATCAGGAATTGCCAATGCTGATATAACCTTAACCTATAATCCAAACGAAGATCCGATCTATACAGGTATCGTTAACTGGAGAACAGCTCCGGCTCCTACAGAGTGGAAAAACCCGGGTGGACCATTCCCAACTCCATTAGTTACTGCACCATCAGGCGATCAACCGGGTGTTACTAAAGTTGGAAATTACGATTGGAATACGGTTCATAAACATTACACTTTAGGATGGGTTAGACCGGCAAAACCACAAATCGATGGTCCTACTGTACTTTGTGGCTCATTCGATACTTTATATACGGTTTTAAACCCAACTCCTAATACCGATTTAGTTTGGAGCGTAACCCCCGGCGTTGGAATTTTTTCAGGTGATTCCACTGCTAATCCGGTTGTTATTGCCTGGCAAGATACTTCCGCTACTAACTTTTCCCCAACAACAGGAACTATTTTTGTAGTAGAAACCTTAGGAACTTGTCCTTCTTTACCCGGTACTTTGACCGTTACTATTTTATCTAACCCAATTCCTTCTTTTACTGTTGTTACTCCTTATTCAAGCGGAGTTTTGAACCCTGCTTTGGGTGATACCGCTCAAATATTTACTTATGATATGTTACAATTCCAAAATACCAGCCAAAATAGCAATGCCTGGTATTGGGATTTTGCCAATGGAAATAACTCACAATTAGAAAGTCCTTTCCAACAATATGATACCATTGGTAGCTACAATGTAATGATGGTGGCAACTTCTCCGGATGGTTGTATTGATACCACGTATGGTGTAGTAAATGTAGTACAGGGAACTACCATTCCTAACGTATTTACTCCGAATAATGATGGTGTGAATGATGTATTTTGGATTAGAAACTCTAATGTTCAAAGTTATGACCTTCAAATTTATAACCGTTGGGGAACCTTGGTTTACAAAAGTTCTGCTCCACAAATTAAATGGGATGGAAATACAATTTCCGGACAACCAGCAGTTGCAGGAACCTATTTCTGGGTAGTTTCAGCTAAATATTACGACGGAAACGAATACAATGGTCCTAAAAATGGATACGTTGAGTTAGTTAGAGGAGAATAA